Proteins co-encoded in one Pleurodeles waltl isolate 20211129_DDA chromosome 2_2, aPleWal1.hap1.20221129, whole genome shotgun sequence genomic window:
- the LOC138278751 gene encoding zinc finger protein 436-like, producing the protein MELVNPFTHNSNLYTHQIICRTSKSYKCTECEKIFTRRAVLCQHQKIHTLERPYQCTECDKSFMRNSCLYIHQRIHTGEKPYQCAECGKSFTCSSDLVKHQRIHTGEKPYKCHECGKCFTQRATFLNHQKIHTGEKPYQCTECERSFPMRSHLVTHQRIHTGEKPYSCRECGKSFTQISNLSTHQKIHTGEKPYQCTECKKSFTCRSGLIKHHIIHNGEKPYSCTECHKSFNRMAVLVNHQRLHTGEKPYECTECHKRLAQWSSLVKHQRIHTGEKLYQ; encoded by the coding sequence ATGGAGCTAGTTAATCCGTTCACACACAACTCAAATTTGTACACACATCAAATCATCTGCAGAACATCAAAATCATACAAGTGCACAGAGTGTGAAAAAATATTCACTCGGAGGGCAGTTCTATGCCAGCATCAGAAGATCCATACTCTTGAGAGACCATATCAGTGTACAGAATGTGACAAAAGCTTCATGCGAAACTCCTGTCTATATATACATCAAAGGATCCATACTGGGGAGAAACCGTACCAGTGTGCAGAATGTGGCAAAAGTTTCACTTGCAGTTCTGATCTGGTAAAGCATCAAAGAATCCATACTGGGGAGAAGCCGTACAAGTGTCATGAATGTGGAAAATGCTTCACTCAAAGGGCAACTTTCTTAAATCATCAGAAGATCCATACTGGGGAGAAACCGTACCAGTGTACAGAGTGTGAGAGAAGCTTCCCTATGAGATCTCATCTGGTGACCCATCAGAGAATCCATACTGGAGAGAAACCATACAGTTGTCGTGAATGTGGAAAAAGCTTTACCCAGATCTCAAATCTCTCCACACATCAGAAAATCCATACCGGGGAGAAACCTTACCAGTGTACAGAGTGTAAGAAAAGCTTCACTTGCAGGTCTGGTCTGATAAAGCATCACATAATCCATAATGGAGAGAAACCATACTCTTGTACAGAGTGCCATAAAAGTTTCAATCGGATGGCCGTTCTAGTAAATCATCAGCGACTCcatactggggagaaaccatatgagTGTACAGAGTGCCATAAAAGGCTTGCCCAGTGGTCATCTCTAGTGAAACATCAGAGAATCCATACTGGGGAGAAACTGTACCAATGA